In one Rhodococcus sp. KBS0724 genomic region, the following are encoded:
- a CDS encoding LysR family transcriptional regulator, with protein sequence MDLRALTYFVAVAKHGSVSAAALDCSVSQPAISRQIATMERKMKIRLFRRTAAGMRLTPAGARLRELASDILIRSDRATEVMRTLYEGQPSFHVASPETTFNFFIAPFIAATGAPIVDIRAERPADVYNTLSDGIDLAVGTSPPPPHLASLRLIDTPIMVQFPEIPDWATENGAVDLETIAGRQIIMPGYGSAVERTVVEHAVARGLDLTFSGTTSTGTMAQALAASGRGSALVIEPAQHDLRHAFLFSEGTPLAVTLYAAWETEHYLTETIQTIARELAEWMPRRQTVTAPTL encoded by the coding sequence ATGGATCTGCGAGCACTCACTTACTTCGTTGCAGTGGCCAAACACGGCTCGGTCAGCGCAGCGGCTTTAGACTGTTCCGTATCGCAACCAGCGATTTCACGTCAGATCGCGACCATGGAGCGGAAAATGAAGATTCGCTTGTTCCGGCGGACTGCAGCCGGAATGCGACTGACGCCGGCCGGAGCCCGACTGCGTGAACTCGCCTCCGATATCCTGATCCGATCCGATCGCGCAACCGAAGTGATGCGCACGTTGTATGAAGGACAACCGTCATTCCACGTCGCTTCCCCCGAGACGACATTCAATTTCTTCATTGCCCCGTTCATTGCAGCAACAGGGGCGCCGATCGTCGACATTCGCGCGGAACGCCCCGCCGACGTCTACAACACCCTCAGCGACGGCATCGACCTCGCTGTCGGGACATCGCCTCCGCCGCCACACCTGGCCTCGTTGCGCCTCATCGACACACCGATCATGGTGCAGTTTCCCGAGATCCCGGACTGGGCAACAGAAAACGGTGCCGTCGACCTGGAAACTATCGCCGGTCGGCAGATCATCATGCCCGGCTATGGAAGTGCAGTGGAGAGAACAGTGGTCGAACATGCCGTGGCACGCGGACTCGATCTCACCTTTTCCGGCACTACCAGCACCGGCACAATGGCTCAGGCCCTAGCCGCGTCCGGACGAGGCAGCGCTTTGGTCATCGAACCAGCTCAACACGACCTGCGCCACGCATTTCTCTTCAGCGAGGGAACCCCACTGGCCGTAACACTGTACGCGGCCTGGGAAACCGAGCACTACCTCACCGAAACAATTCAGACGATAGCGCGAGAATTGGCCGAGTGGATGCCACGTCGACAAACCGTTACAGCGCCTACCCTTTGA
- a CDS encoding MerR family transcriptional regulator, with translation MGQAADILGVRQAFLRSLDAAKLLTPQRSDGGHRRYSRYQLRIAARAHELVASGTPLESACRIIILEDQLAEARRINAELRHTQQRGSEPGTAPE, from the coding sequence ATGGGGCAGGCCGCCGACATTCTCGGTGTGCGGCAAGCGTTCCTGCGTAGTCTCGACGCCGCGAAACTCCTTACCCCGCAACGCTCCGACGGCGGGCACCGCCGATACTCCCGCTACCAACTCCGTATCGCCGCCCGCGCCCACGAACTCGTCGCCAGCGGTACCCCGCTGGAGTCGGCGTGCCGGATCATCATTCTCGAAGATCAACTCGCCGAAGCCCGCCGTATCAACGCCGAACTTCGACACACCCAACAGCGCGGTAGCGAGCCCGGCACCGCACCCGAATAA
- a CDS encoding Hsp20/alpha crystallin family protein, giving the protein MLRFDPFTDIDSITKSLLATGSGSSRSPRFMPMDLYKVDDHYVLHADLPGVDPGSVDVHLDGSTLTLTAHRSAPSEDGVSWLAAERFAGTYRRQLSISDDIDSERITASYDNGVLTVSLPIAEKAKPRRIDISAGPPSRAGTDQTAQPASIEA; this is encoded by the coding sequence GTGCTCCGTTTCGATCCTTTCACCGACATCGACTCGATCACCAAATCTCTGCTCGCCACAGGTTCCGGCAGCAGCCGCAGTCCACGATTCATGCCGATGGACCTCTACAAAGTCGACGACCACTACGTCCTGCACGCCGATCTTCCCGGTGTCGATCCCGGATCGGTCGACGTGCACCTCGACGGCTCCACCTTGACGTTGACCGCGCACCGCAGCGCCCCGTCCGAGGACGGTGTGAGCTGGCTGGCCGCTGAACGATTCGCCGGCACCTACCGACGCCAACTCTCCATCAGCGACGACATCGACAGCGAACGCATCACCGCCTCCTACGACAACGGAGTGCTGACGGTGAGCCTGCCGATCGCCGAAAAAGCGAAACCACGCCGCATCGACATCTCCGCCGGGCCACCCTCACGCGCCGGCACCGATCAGACGGCGCAGCCGGCATCGATCGAAGCCTGA
- a CDS encoding helix-turn-helix transcriptional regulator: MSKSGFSMWVREQIDVRGYASNEEAARALRVYPSEVRQWTSMVRAPSSPEVLRRVAKLFDVPIHEVLIASGT, from the coding sequence ATGAGCAAGAGCGGCTTCAGTATGTGGGTTCGCGAACAGATCGATGTGCGGGGCTATGCGAGCAATGAGGAAGCTGCGCGAGCGCTCCGCGTGTATCCGTCTGAGGTTCGCCAGTGGACGTCGATGGTGCGAGCTCCGTCGTCCCCGGAGGTGCTGCGACGGGTCGCGAAGTTGTTCGATGTACCGATACACGAAGTGCTGATTGCGTCGGGTACATGA
- a CDS encoding MerR family transcriptional regulator, protein MTEKLGARSRRGVYGISVMAELSGVGPQTLRLYERRGLLTPVRTGGGTRRYSEADLDTLGRITALLDAGVNLNGVRLILSLEAENSILAARVAQLSESAEGRG, encoded by the coding sequence ATGACAGAGAAGCTAGGGGCACGTTCACGGCGCGGGGTGTACGGGATTTCGGTGATGGCGGAGCTCTCCGGGGTGGGTCCGCAGACACTTCGGCTGTACGAGCGGCGGGGGTTGTTGACGCCGGTGCGGACAGGTGGGGGTACCCGAAGGTACAGCGAAGCGGATCTGGATACTTTGGGCCGGATCACCGCGTTGCTCGACGCCGGCGTCAACCTCAACGGTGTTCGGTTGATTCTCTCACTCGAAGCCGAAAATTCGATTCTGGCGGCGCGGGTTGCCCAGTTGAGCGAATCCGCCGAGGGGCGAGGATGA
- a CDS encoding MerR family transcriptional regulator, with the protein MGQAADILGVRQAFLRSLDAAKLLTPQRSDGGHRRYSRYQLRIAARAHELVAAGTPLESACRIIILEDQLAEARRINAELRHTQQQTNGPGAPPDGP; encoded by the coding sequence ATGGGCCAGGCCGCCGACATTCTCGGTGTGCGGCAAGCGTTCCTGCGTAGTCTCGACGCCGCGAAACTCCTTACCCCGCAACGCTCCGACGGCGGGCACCGCCGATACTCCCGCTACCAACTCCGTATCGCCGCCCGCGCCCACGAACTCGTCGCCGCCGGTACCCCGCTGGAGTCGGCGTGCCGGATCATCATCCTCGAAGATCAACTCGCCGAAGCCCGCCGCATCAACGCCGAACTTCGACACACCCAACAGCAGACGAACGGACCTGGCGCCCCGCCCGACGGACCCTGA
- a CDS encoding cold-shock protein — protein sequence MAQGIVKWFNGEKGFGFIAPDDGTPDVFVHFSEISGSGYKSLEENQRVEFEVGQGQKGPQATDVRTV from the coding sequence ATGGCGCAGGGCATCGTGAAGTGGTTCAACGGCGAAAAGGGCTTTGGTTTCATCGCTCCCGACGACGGAACACCGGATGTGTTCGTTCACTTCTCTGAGATCTCCGGCAGCGGCTACAAGTCGCTCGAGGAGAATCAGCGTGTGGAGTTCGAGGTTGGCCAGGGCCAGAAGGGCCCCCAGGCCACCGATGTGCGCACTGTCTAG
- a CDS encoding TetR/AcrR family transcriptional regulator: MTEPTHQQHPAITQVSSQRPRQPRATITKAKILQAAARAFAYDGYAATSLNALVVASSSTKGAIYFHFDSKEAIARELLAHWSSALHHAYSAVQASPQQSVAEINSFFRDLAASVAVSPLARAGLRLAAETGIDGAREAFTYWIDITNLLVDSAIESGELPDNSLTRQLAWNLCAGFVGTVTIIRVIGDQRDFTTRMQNLTDAHLSACASVEMS; encoded by the coding sequence ATGACCGAGCCCACCCATCAACAACACCCGGCCATCACGCAAGTATCTTCACAGCGCCCCCGCCAACCGCGGGCAACGATCACCAAAGCAAAAATCCTCCAAGCCGCTGCGCGAGCATTCGCCTACGACGGTTATGCCGCCACCTCACTGAACGCTCTCGTTGTCGCCTCGTCATCGACGAAGGGCGCAATCTATTTCCACTTCGACTCGAAAGAAGCGATAGCTCGAGAACTCCTCGCGCACTGGTCGAGCGCGCTGCATCATGCGTACTCAGCCGTGCAGGCGTCACCGCAACAGTCCGTCGCCGAGATCAACTCATTCTTCCGGGACCTTGCGGCGTCTGTCGCAGTCAGTCCGCTCGCACGTGCCGGTCTCCGACTCGCTGCGGAAACCGGAATCGACGGCGCCCGAGAAGCATTCACCTATTGGATCGATATCACGAACCTGCTCGTTGATTCTGCGATCGAATCAGGAGAGCTCCCCGACAACTCCCTCACCCGTCAACTCGCATGGAACCTGTGCGCGGGATTCGTCGGAACCGTCACCATCATCCGAGTCATCGGAGACCAGCGCGATTTCACGACCCGGATGCAGAACCTGACCGACGCGCATCTTTCGGCATGCGCGAGTGTAGAGATGAGTTAG
- a CDS encoding zeta toxin family protein — MNIVEMYLSEQTDVAVGRQFLALATAGPPAAGKSSSIERRELAGQGWRVVDADRVKDYLLRDALDQGFYDDLLDQVLADGHRLMPRELATLVHTESTVIVDAITERCLGIGENVVLEGTFSWPGLGRRLLAELAEADYQKLTILDVEAPVDITKARALGRWWRGRETALRGGDDFGGRFTPAFVIDALYSGGAVSTVCASNARAAFDDPLAADIPTVELLIENWGGDDETWVKENGRVVYPHTFVI, encoded by the coding sequence ATGAACATCGTCGAGATGTACCTGTCCGAGCAAACCGACGTCGCCGTGGGGCGGCAGTTCTTGGCGCTCGCGACGGCTGGGCCGCCGGCGGCGGGAAAGAGTTCGAGTATCGAACGCCGGGAGTTGGCCGGGCAGGGGTGGCGTGTCGTCGACGCGGACCGAGTCAAGGACTATCTCCTGCGTGATGCACTCGATCAGGGGTTCTACGACGACCTTCTCGATCAGGTTCTGGCAGACGGTCACCGGTTGATGCCGCGCGAACTCGCGACGCTGGTGCATACGGAGTCGACGGTCATCGTCGACGCTATCACCGAGCGTTGCCTCGGGATCGGTGAAAACGTGGTGCTGGAAGGAACATTCAGCTGGCCGGGGCTCGGTCGACGGTTGCTTGCCGAGCTGGCGGAGGCGGACTATCAGAAGTTGACGATTCTCGATGTCGAAGCGCCAGTTGATATCACGAAGGCGCGTGCACTCGGTCGGTGGTGGCGGGGCCGTGAAACTGCTCTGCGGGGCGGCGATGATTTCGGAGGGAGGTTCACCCCGGCGTTCGTCATCGACGCTCTCTACAGCGGCGGCGCGGTATCGACGGTCTGTGCCAGCAATGCTCGCGCGGCGTTCGATGATCCGCTCGCCGCGGACATTCCTACCGTGGAGTTGTTGATCGAGAACTGGGGCGGCGACGATGAGACGTGGGTGAAGGAGAACGGACGAGTGGTCTACCCCCACACCTTCGTTATATGA
- a CDS encoding cutinase family protein, whose translation MSPAPTPFGRRPTRKTDSSRRILALGLGISTLGAGTLALTVPTLASATTPGCTDVLAVMTPGTWETTSDADPSVPVGMLAPVGNSLKTTYGDNVELFYTPYAASAFDQGKTYGDSKETAIDAINDKVSTVAANCPHTTFIFSGYSQGADATGDIASAIGNGKGPISSDKVLAVGLLADPGRGTDGESVVGPSATGTGIADPRPHGMGTLAGRVATICDPQDLYCSIDKSRNSLLGALGTVLSKSPGASTNFPVVGGGSRLATALTSDFSHANLSGIGADVAGLAAALNPPARQSVNVSSVAHSATALLGTLSPLAELLTSEAANPASTSTLSNAPAGTAENAANQVLVNTHASNLPGALSNVNRIAAAATQLIDTGNTSLATSSPEAGALAATAAALGNQVAPLVTTPPDVLGQASRVLAVLKPRVVVDQVLNIATGITSINYPAILNDLAMLPQKVAALDVAGAHQIAGDLNNQFAPLVTMAADVDLTWISQILTAIPDPTGTAQIAAAVCNILSRVDITRIANNVGQIQEVAWSVLEGNPAALAGLLPIGLDLASAATTMLTGTATKTDTSLLGKESSPSVSSTQISRRTQNMDLRGLTRSLTAMAGTQDAEDLTALVGQGLDAAAFVASGAHTNYTQLTVDNTGRNAIQWLTDWFALQIQHAR comes from the coding sequence ATGTCCCCCGCACCAACACCATTCGGCCGCCGACCTACCAGAAAGACGGATTCGAGCCGCCGCATATTAGCGCTCGGGCTCGGCATATCCACTCTCGGAGCGGGAACCCTGGCGCTCACGGTTCCCACACTCGCATCCGCGACGACGCCGGGGTGCACCGACGTACTTGCAGTGATGACCCCCGGGACGTGGGAGACAACGTCCGACGCCGATCCCAGCGTTCCTGTCGGGATGCTCGCACCGGTGGGCAATTCGCTGAAAACGACGTACGGCGACAATGTCGAGCTGTTCTACACCCCGTACGCTGCTTCGGCGTTCGATCAAGGAAAAACCTACGGCGACAGCAAGGAAACGGCAATTGACGCCATCAACGACAAAGTAAGCACTGTCGCCGCGAACTGCCCCCACACAACATTCATCTTCTCCGGCTACTCCCAAGGCGCGGATGCCACCGGAGACATCGCCTCCGCCATCGGCAACGGCAAAGGCCCGATCAGCTCCGACAAGGTCCTCGCCGTCGGCCTACTCGCGGACCCCGGCCGAGGAACAGACGGTGAATCCGTCGTCGGCCCATCCGCCACCGGAACCGGAATCGCAGACCCCCGCCCCCACGGAATGGGCACGCTCGCAGGACGAGTCGCGACCATCTGCGACCCCCAAGACCTTTACTGCTCGATCGACAAAAGCCGCAACAGTCTTCTCGGTGCGCTCGGAACCGTCCTGAGTAAGTCGCCCGGCGCATCCACCAACTTCCCCGTCGTCGGCGGCGGCTCACGTCTCGCGACGGCACTGACGTCCGATTTCTCCCACGCCAACCTGAGCGGCATCGGCGCCGACGTTGCAGGCCTCGCAGCAGCGCTCAACCCTCCCGCGCGGCAATCTGTCAACGTCTCCAGCGTCGCCCACAGCGCGACAGCACTGCTGGGCACCTTGAGCCCGTTGGCGGAGCTTCTCACGTCCGAGGCTGCGAACCCAGCATCGACGAGCACCCTGTCCAACGCACCTGCAGGTACTGCGGAGAACGCCGCCAACCAAGTACTCGTAAACACCCACGCCTCGAATCTCCCCGGTGCGTTGTCAAACGTAAACAGGATCGCGGCCGCTGCAACGCAATTGATCGACACAGGGAACACATCCCTGGCGACAAGCTCACCGGAAGCCGGCGCGCTCGCCGCCACCGCCGCGGCACTAGGCAACCAGGTAGCACCTTTGGTCACCACACCGCCGGACGTCCTCGGCCAAGCATCTAGAGTGCTGGCAGTTCTCAAGCCGCGGGTCGTGGTCGATCAAGTCCTCAACATCGCCACCGGCATCACCTCCATCAACTACCCCGCAATCCTGAATGATCTCGCGATGCTGCCGCAGAAAGTGGCCGCTCTCGACGTCGCCGGAGCCCACCAGATCGCAGGAGATCTCAACAACCAGTTCGCACCACTGGTGACAATGGCCGCCGACGTCGACCTCACATGGATCTCGCAGATCCTCACCGCCATCCCGGACCCGACCGGCACCGCGCAGATCGCGGCCGCCGTCTGCAATATCCTCTCCAGGGTCGACATCACCCGCATCGCCAACAACGTCGGGCAGATCCAAGAAGTTGCCTGGTCGGTTCTCGAAGGAAACCCGGCCGCACTCGCCGGACTGCTCCCGATCGGGCTCGACCTCGCCTCTGCCGCAACAACAATGCTCACCGGCACAGCAACCAAAACCGACACATCACTACTGGGCAAAGAAAGTTCTCCATCCGTCTCGTCCACCCAGATCAGCCGCCGAACCCAGAACATGGACCTGCGCGGACTAACCCGCTCCCTGACCGCGATGGCCGGAACACAAGACGCAGAAGACTTAACAGCACTCGTCGGCCAAGGACTCGACGCCGCCGCATTCGTCGCCTCCGGCGCACACACCAACTACACACAACTCACCGTCGACAACACCGGCCGCAACGCAATCCAATGGCTCACCGACTGGTTCGCACTCCAAATCCAACACGCGCGATAG
- a CDS encoding globin domain-containing protein, giving the protein MLSPQSTEVIRVTLPVVGAAIGDITTLFYRTMFDAHPELERDLFNRGNQKQGEQQKALAGAIAAFATLQLEPDSAKVDLILSRIAHKHASLGITPDQYAIVHEHLFAAIVEILGDAVTPDVAAAWNEVYWLMAETLIAMERGLYQLAGVAAGDVWRTVRITERVLQSADTVSLTLTSLDGSALPTFAPGQYLSVGVILPDGARQIRQYSLCSVPSSADWRISVKRISGTPDGEVSNFLYNNTFEGSELSVTTPFGDLMMPDDNSPLLLASAGIGCTPMIGMLNHLVDTRAERSVSVIHADRSIADHAHRAELSTLVGKIPAATLHRWYEDLGTHVAFGSVHEGRADLQDIAVEPNTQAFLCGPMPFMLAMRASLLERDVPAQNIHYEVFGPDSWANT; this is encoded by the coding sequence ATGCTTTCCCCACAGTCAACCGAGGTCATTCGCGTCACTCTTCCCGTGGTCGGCGCCGCCATCGGCGATATCACAACCCTGTTCTACCGCACGATGTTCGACGCCCATCCCGAACTAGAACGCGATCTGTTCAATCGCGGCAATCAGAAGCAGGGCGAACAGCAGAAGGCGCTGGCGGGCGCCATCGCGGCATTCGCGACATTGCAGCTCGAACCTGACAGCGCCAAGGTTGATCTCATCCTTTCGCGTATCGCGCACAAGCATGCGTCGCTGGGGATTACCCCTGACCAGTATGCGATCGTGCATGAACACCTCTTTGCGGCGATCGTCGAAATACTCGGCGATGCAGTCACTCCCGACGTCGCAGCAGCCTGGAACGAGGTCTACTGGCTGATGGCGGAAACCCTCATCGCGATGGAGCGAGGCCTCTACCAACTCGCCGGAGTCGCAGCCGGCGACGTCTGGCGGACGGTGCGAATCACCGAACGGGTATTGCAGTCCGCCGATACCGTGTCACTCACCCTCACTTCACTCGACGGCAGCGCGCTCCCCACATTCGCTCCCGGACAGTATCTTTCAGTCGGCGTCATCCTTCCCGACGGCGCTCGCCAGATCCGGCAATATAGCCTGTGTTCCGTGCCGAGCAGTGCCGACTGGCGAATCAGCGTGAAGAGAATTTCGGGCACGCCCGACGGTGAAGTGTCGAACTTCCTCTACAACAACACGTTCGAAGGTTCCGAGCTGTCGGTAACCACACCGTTCGGCGATCTGATGATGCCGGATGACAACTCACCACTGCTGCTCGCATCTGCCGGAATCGGATGCACACCGATGATCGGCATGCTCAATCATCTCGTGGACACCCGCGCTGAGCGTTCGGTCTCTGTCATTCATGCTGATCGATCCATCGCCGATCATGCTCACCGCGCAGAACTCAGCACGCTGGTCGGCAAGATCCCGGCCGCAACATTGCACCGGTGGTACGAGGATCTCGGCACGCACGTTGCGTTCGGATCGGTTCACGAAGGACGGGCGGATTTGCAAGACATTGCAGTGGAGCCCAATACCCAAGCCTTCCTTTGCGGGCCGATGCCGTTTATGTTGGCGATGCGCGCATCGCTGCTCGAAAGGGACGTCCCGGCACAGAATATCCACTACGAGGTCTTCGGGCCCGACAGCTGGGCCAACACCTGA